Proteins encoded together in one Pseudomonas sp. ADAK13 window:
- a CDS encoding AraC family transcriptional regulator translates to MDTLSDVLALLKSHRSTFAGLKAGGTWAINFAAPDGIKFNAVVEGSCWLEVEGLVVPMRLYEGDCFLLTQARPWRLSSHLSGEGVDAREVYADAVGGIATLGDTVDLFLIAGRFIYGDDARLLLDSLPPVLRVSAHSEQAAVLRWCLDRLAREYASPLQGAALMTEHLAQMMLVQILRLYQSSMGANTTGWLGALTDPRLAPVLREIHAAPARRWTLSEMAAVASQSRSTFALHFKQRVGLAPQEYLTRWRMHLAVQALKASDNSVSTIGQSLGYQSDSAFSNAFKRVMACSPREYRERTPHKEPSDERHPAAEGQGQRH, encoded by the coding sequence ATGGATACCCTTTCCGATGTGCTGGCACTGTTAAAAAGCCATCGCTCGACCTTCGCCGGCCTGAAGGCCGGAGGCACATGGGCCATTAACTTTGCGGCGCCGGACGGCATCAAGTTCAACGCGGTGGTGGAGGGCAGTTGCTGGCTGGAGGTGGAAGGGCTGGTGGTGCCGATGCGCTTGTATGAGGGTGATTGTTTCCTGTTGACCCAGGCACGCCCGTGGAGGCTGTCCAGTCATCTGTCGGGTGAAGGCGTTGATGCACGGGAGGTGTATGCCGATGCGGTCGGCGGTATCGCCACACTGGGGGACACGGTGGATCTGTTTTTGATCGCCGGGCGCTTTATCTACGGGGATGACGCTCGGCTGTTGCTGGACAGCCTGCCGCCGGTGCTGCGGGTGAGCGCCCACTCCGAACAGGCCGCCGTATTGCGCTGGTGCCTGGACCGCCTGGCCCGGGAATACGCCAGCCCGCTACAAGGTGCGGCGCTGATGACCGAGCATTTGGCGCAAATGATGCTGGTGCAAATCCTGCGGCTCTATCAATCTTCCATGGGCGCGAACACCACTGGCTGGTTGGGGGCATTGACCGATCCAAGGCTGGCTCCGGTGCTGCGGGAAATTCACGCGGCACCTGCCCGGCGCTGGACACTGAGTGAAATGGCCGCCGTGGCGAGTCAATCCCGCTCTACCTTTGCCTTGCACTTCAAGCAACGGGTAGGGCTGGCACCGCAGGAATACCTGACCCGCTGGCGCATGCACCTGGCGGTGCAGGCCTTGAAAGCCAGCGATAACAGCGTGTCCACGATCGGCCAGTCCCTGGGTTATCAGTCAGACAGCGCGTTCAGCAATGCTTTCAAGCGCGTGATGGCCTGCTCTCCCCGGGAATACCGCGAGCGAACCCCACACAAGGAACCCAGTGATGAGCGACATCCAGCAGCAGAAGGTCAAGGTCAACGGCATTGA
- a CDS encoding alpha/beta fold hydrolase has protein sequence MSDIQQQKVKVNGIELNVHIAGPENGPPVWLLHGFPECWYSWREQIPALVALGYRVFVPQMRGYGQSSAPPEVADYELLTLCADIQGAMDLFGHRQVVMVGHDWGAVVAWHLALLEPERVTRLVTMSVPFAGRSRRPVIEIMRELYADRFNYILYFQAPGVAEKELDADIERTLRLFMQDQDVFLQQKPASAKLLEGVPLPGKLPAWCSQQDLDVYVQTFAGDGFRGPLNWYRNFERNWQRTEFLAGKQVLQPTLFLIGDRDPVGVFEAHTLKRMPEVVPNLQQAVLANCGHWIQNEQGARVNELLVGFLGRT, from the coding sequence ATGAGCGACATCCAGCAGCAGAAGGTCAAGGTCAACGGCATTGAATTGAACGTGCACATCGCCGGGCCCGAGAACGGTCCGCCGGTGTGGCTGCTGCATGGGTTTCCCGAGTGCTGGTACTCCTGGCGCGAGCAGATTCCGGCGCTTGTCGCGCTGGGTTATCGGGTGTTTGTGCCGCAAATGCGCGGTTATGGACAGTCCAGCGCGCCGCCGGAGGTGGCCGACTATGAGCTGCTGACCCTGTGCGCCGATATCCAGGGCGCCATGGACCTGTTCGGGCATCGTCAGGTCGTCATGGTCGGCCACGACTGGGGCGCAGTGGTGGCCTGGCACCTGGCGTTGCTGGAGCCTGAGCGGGTCACCCGGCTGGTGACGATGTCGGTGCCGTTCGCCGGGCGCTCGCGCAGGCCGGTGATCGAAATCATGCGCGAGCTGTACGCCGATCGCTTCAATTACATCCTGTACTTCCAGGCGCCGGGCGTGGCCGAAAAGGAGCTGGATGCCGACATTGAGCGAACCCTGCGCCTGTTCATGCAGGACCAGGACGTGTTCCTGCAGCAGAAACCCGCCAGCGCGAAACTGCTGGAAGGTGTCCCGCTGCCGGGCAAGCTCCCTGCCTGGTGCAGTCAGCAGGATCTCGATGTGTATGTGCAGACCTTCGCCGGCGACGGCTTTCGCGGCCCGTTGAACTGGTACCGCAACTTCGAGCGCAACTGGCAGCGCACCGAGTTCCTGGCCGGCAAGCAGGTGCTGCAACCGACGCTGTTCCTGATCGGCGACCGCGACCCAGTGGGCGTGTTCGAAGCTCACACCCTCAAGCGCATGCCTGAGGTGGTGCCCAACCTGCAGCAAGCGGTCCTTGCCAACTGCGGCCACTGGATTCAGAACGAGCAGGGGGCCCGGGTCAACGAGTTGCTGGTCGGGTTTCTAGGGCGAACGTGA
- a CDS encoding sensor histidine kinase encodes MRLTLTQRLSLVFALLLLICSGTSAWLQVRSNHMHELEVVQGLSRDLAAHIARDTQLMDADGLKPEAVRNLFSQLMLVNPSVEVYLLDINGRVVGNAAPSGHLRRDQVNLEPVRRFLSGAMLPILGDDPRSVDGLKVFSAAPLRVNGQQAGYLYVVLLGEAHDVFDARDATGMALNIALWSIALVALLCLLAGLTAFAWITRPLRQLTEKVGQFDINGAPKVPQAVAPEVASQDEIAVLDHAFVQMENRLGEQWRAITHQEQERREMVANISHDLRTPLASLHGYLETLSLKDASLTQQERRRYLGIALDQSRKVGGLAQSLLELVRLEHGFVQPVIEGFSLPDLVQDIFQKFELTAEARSITLTASLPPVVPTVLADLGLIERVLTNLLDNALRHTPLNGEVEVTLAPRAGVVEVTVSDSGPGIAADLREGLFLRAFTIGGARRDGGLGLRIVHRILQLHGQEIRLIDVPGRGATFTFALETRPATR; translated from the coding sequence ATGAGGCTGACCCTGACCCAACGCCTGTCCCTGGTGTTCGCCCTGTTGCTGTTGATTTGCAGCGGCACCTCGGCGTGGCTGCAAGTGCGCTCCAACCACATGCATGAGCTGGAAGTGGTGCAAGGCCTGTCCCGCGACCTCGCCGCGCACATCGCCCGCGACACCCAACTGATGGACGCCGACGGCCTCAAGCCTGAGGCGGTGCGTAACCTGTTCAGCCAATTGATGCTGGTGAACCCGAGCGTCGAGGTGTACCTGCTGGACATCAACGGCCGCGTGGTCGGCAATGCGGCGCCCAGCGGCCACCTGCGCCGCGACCAGGTCAACCTGGAGCCGGTGCGGCGGTTCCTCAGCGGTGCAATGTTGCCGATCCTCGGCGATGACCCGCGCAGTGTCGACGGCCTCAAGGTGTTCAGCGCCGCGCCGCTGCGGGTCAATGGCCAGCAGGCCGGCTACCTGTATGTGGTGCTGTTGGGCGAGGCCCATGATGTATTCGACGCCCGGGACGCCACCGGCATGGCCCTGAATATCGCCCTGTGGTCCATCGCGCTGGTGGCGTTGCTGTGCCTGTTGGCGGGTTTGACCGCGTTTGCGTGGATCACCCGGCCCCTGCGGCAGTTAACCGAAAAGGTTGGCCAGTTCGATATCAACGGCGCACCGAAAGTCCCGCAAGCCGTGGCCCCCGAGGTGGCCAGCCAGGATGAGATTGCGGTGCTCGACCACGCCTTCGTGCAGATGGAGAACCGCCTGGGTGAACAGTGGCGGGCCATCACTCATCAAGAGCAGGAGCGTCGGGAGATGGTCGCGAATATCTCCCACGACCTGCGCACGCCCCTGGCCTCCTTGCATGGTTACCTGGAAACCCTGTCCCTGAAAGACGCCAGCCTGACCCAGCAGGAACGCCGGCGCTACCTGGGCATCGCCCTGGACCAGAGTCGCAAGGTCGGCGGGCTGGCCCAGTCGCTGCTGGAACTGGTGCGCCTGGAACACGGGTTTGTGCAGCCGGTCATCGAAGGTTTTTCGTTGCCCGACCTGGTGCAGGACATCTTCCAGAAGTTCGAACTCACGGCCGAAGCCCGCAGCATCACCCTCACCGCCAGCCTGCCGCCGGTAGTGCCGACCGTACTGGCGGATTTGGGCCTGATCGAACGGGTGCTCACCAACCTGCTGGACAATGCCTTGCGCCATACGCCGCTCAATGGCGAAGTTGAAGTGACCCTGGCGCCCAGGGCCGGCGTTGTTGAAGTGACGGTGAGCGACAGCGGCCCGGGGATTGCGGCGGATTTGCGCGAAGGCCTGTTCCTGCGTGCGTTCACCATTGGCGGTGCCCGACGCGATGGCGGCCTGGGCTTGCGCATCGTGCACCGCATCCTGCAATTGCACGGTCAGGAAATCCGCCTGATCGATGTGCCAGGACGCGGCGCGACGTTCACGTTCGCCCTAGAAACCCGACCAGCAACTCGTTGA
- a CDS encoding response regulator transcription factor, which translates to MDQPKRVLVVEDDAHIADLICLHLRDEQFEVVHSADGDEGLRLLEQGGWDALILDLMLPGVDGLEICRRARAMTRYTPIIITSARSSELHRILGLELGADDYLAKPFSMPELVARVKALLRRVDAMARNLKMDAGSLDLGQLFINPLTRDATLQGQRLDLTPREFDLLYFFARQPGKVFSRMDLLNAVWGYSHEGYEHTVNTHINRLRAKVEADPANPARILTVWGRGYKFAEQSA; encoded by the coding sequence ATGGATCAGCCCAAACGTGTCCTGGTGGTCGAGGACGATGCCCATATTGCCGATTTGATCTGCCTGCATCTGCGGGACGAGCAGTTCGAGGTGGTCCACAGTGCCGACGGTGACGAAGGCCTGCGCCTGCTGGAGCAAGGCGGCTGGGATGCGCTGATTCTCGACTTGATGCTGCCCGGCGTCGACGGCCTGGAAATCTGCCGGCGGGCCCGGGCCATGACGCGCTACACGCCGATCATTATCACCAGTGCCCGCTCCAGTGAGCTGCACCGCATCCTGGGCCTGGAACTGGGGGCCGACGACTACCTGGCCAAGCCGTTTTCCATGCCGGAGCTGGTGGCGCGGGTCAAGGCGCTGCTGCGGCGGGTCGACGCCATGGCGCGCAACCTGAAGATGGACGCCGGCAGCCTTGACCTCGGCCAGTTGTTCATCAACCCGCTGACCCGCGACGCCACCCTGCAAGGCCAGCGGCTGGACCTCACGCCCCGGGAATTCGACCTGCTGTACTTTTTCGCCCGCCAGCCGGGCAAGGTGTTTTCGCGCATGGATCTGCTCAATGCCGTGTGGGGCTACAGCCACGAAGGCTATGAGCACACGGTCAACACCCATATCAACCGCCTGCGGGCCAAGGTCGAGGCTGACCCGGCCAACCCGGCGCGCATCCTCACGGTGTGGGGCCGTGGCTACAAATTTGCCGAGCAGTCCGCATGA
- the msrB gene encoding peptide-methionine (R)-S-oxide reductase MsrB: MYSRRQILLAGGGLGLAVIAGGLLQKINAGPGLIAEAEAAENFEVSHTDAEWRTLLTAEQYAILREEGTERPYSSALNSEHRNGTFACAGCALPLYSSTTKFESHTGWPSFWQPLENAVASHVDTSFGVVRKEIHCRRCGGHQGHVFDDGPAPTGLRYCMNGAAMTFTAA; this comes from the coding sequence ATGTATTCACGTCGACAGATCTTGCTGGCCGGCGGCGGCCTTGGGCTCGCGGTCATCGCCGGTGGCCTGCTGCAAAAAATCAACGCCGGCCCCGGGCTGATCGCCGAAGCTGAGGCCGCCGAAAACTTCGAAGTCAGTCACACCGACGCCGAATGGCGCACCCTGCTGACCGCCGAGCAATACGCGATCCTGCGCGAAGAGGGCACCGAACGCCCCTACAGCAGTGCGCTCAACAGCGAACACCGCAACGGCACATTCGCCTGCGCCGGTTGCGCACTGCCGCTGTATTCCTCGACCACCAAATTTGAAAGCCACACCGGCTGGCCCAGCTTCTGGCAACCCCTGGAAAACGCCGTGGCCAGCCACGTCGACACCTCCTTTGGCGTGGTGCGCAAGGAAATCCATTGCCGGCGCTGTGGCGGCCATCAGGGCCACGTATTCGACGACGGCCCCGCGCCCACCGGCCTGCGCTACTGCATGAACGGCGCAGCCATGACGTTCACCGCGGCTTAA
- a CDS encoding cytochrome c biogenesis protein DipZ, giving the protein MWLLVLAYLGGVLTIVSPCILPVLPFVFARTGQPFLRSGLPLLLGMAMTFALVASLAAVGGGWVVQVNQYGRWLALLFVALFGLTLLLPSLSERLTRPLVAAGSRLSEAAGADSRPRPGASFLIGVATGLLWAPCAGPILGLVLTGAALQGASIGTTLLLLAYAAGAATSLALALLVGGKVFGFMKRSLGAGEWLRRGLGALMLAGVAAIALGLDTGILARLSTASTGGLEQSLVEKLSAKPEQKSGAMMAGGAMMMSANHSDTLPVEGQLPPLDGAVQWLNSEPLTAEALKGKVVLVDFWTYSCINCLRTLPYVKAWAEKYRDQGLVVIGVHAPEFAFERDVNNVTKAMKDLGITYPVAIDNNYKIWRAFNNQYWPAHYFADAKGQIRYHHFGEGDYAESERVIQQLLREAGATQVAGGLIEADAKGIQAAPDMNEVQSPETYLGFQRAENFVSTGTLATDKVANYPAAGNLALNNWTLEGQWNVGGQQATLAAANGKIVYRFHARDLHLVLGPGADGKPVRFKVTVDGQAPGDAHGTDVAPDGSGTVTEQRLYQLVRQPGAVKDRTFTIEFLDPQVSAYAFTFG; this is encoded by the coding sequence ATGTGGCTTTTGGTTCTCGCGTACCTGGGCGGCGTGCTGACAATTGTCAGCCCCTGCATCCTGCCGGTTCTGCCTTTTGTCTTCGCTCGCACCGGGCAGCCGTTTTTGCGCAGTGGCTTGCCGCTGTTGCTGGGGATGGCGATGACCTTCGCCCTGGTCGCGTCGCTCGCGGCGGTGGGCGGCGGTTGGGTGGTGCAAGTCAATCAGTACGGTCGCTGGCTCGCGTTGCTGTTTGTTGCGCTATTCGGGCTGACGCTGCTGTTGCCCAGCCTGTCCGAGCGCCTGACCCGGCCACTGGTGGCCGCGGGCAGTCGCCTGTCGGAAGCCGCCGGGGCCGATTCGCGGCCGCGTCCCGGCGCATCGTTCCTGATCGGCGTGGCCACCGGGCTGCTGTGGGCGCCGTGCGCCGGGCCCATCCTGGGGCTGGTGCTGACGGGCGCCGCCCTGCAGGGCGCCAGTATCGGCACTACCTTGCTCTTGCTGGCCTACGCGGCAGGGGCCGCCACCTCCCTGGCCTTGGCGCTGCTGGTCGGCGGTAAAGTCTTTGGCTTCATGAAGCGCTCGCTCGGCGCCGGCGAATGGCTGCGTCGGGGGCTTGGCGCGCTGATGCTGGCGGGTGTGGCGGCGATTGCCCTGGGCCTGGACACCGGGATCCTCGCACGCTTGTCGACGGCCTCCACCGGCGGCCTGGAACAAAGCCTGGTGGAAAAACTCAGCGCCAAGCCTGAACAGAAGAGCGGGGCGATGATGGCCGGTGGCGCGATGATGATGTCGGCCAACCACAGCGACACGCTGCCGGTGGAAGGCCAGTTGCCGCCGCTGGACGGCGCCGTGCAATGGCTCAACTCCGAGCCGCTGACCGCCGAGGCGTTGAAAGGCAAGGTGGTGCTGGTGGATTTCTGGACCTACTCCTGCATCAACTGCCTGCGCACCTTGCCGTACGTGAAAGCCTGGGCCGAGAAGTACCGTGACCAGGGCCTGGTGGTGATCGGTGTGCACGCCCCGGAATTTGCCTTTGAGCGCGACGTCAACAACGTCACCAAGGCCATGAAGGACCTGGGCATTACCTACCCGGTGGCGATCGACAACAACTACAAAATCTGGCGCGCGTTCAACAACCAGTACTGGCCGGCGCATTACTTTGCCGACGCCAAGGGCCAGATCCGCTACCACCATTTTGGCGAGGGTGATTACGCCGAGTCCGAGCGGGTTATCCAGCAACTGCTGCGTGAAGCGGGCGCCACCCAGGTGGCAGGCGGTTTGATCGAAGCCGACGCCAAGGGCATCCAGGCCGCACCGGACATGAACGAAGTGCAATCGCCGGAAACCTACCTGGGCTTCCAGCGTGCCGAGAACTTCGTGTCCACCGGCACCTTGGCCACTGATAAGGTCGCCAACTACCCGGCAGCCGGCAATCTCGCGCTGAACAACTGGACCCTGGAAGGCCAGTGGAACGTCGGTGGGCAGCAAGCCACCCTCGCGGCGGCCAACGGCAAGATCGTCTACCGCTTCCACGCCCGTGACTTGCACCTGGTGCTGGGCCCTGGCGCCGACGGCAAGCCGGTGCGCTTCAAGGTCACCGTCGACGGCCAGGCGCCGGGTGATGCCCACGGCACCGACGTCGCGCCGGATGGCAGTGGCACCGTGACCGAACAACGCTTGTACCAGTTGGTGCGCCAGCCTGGCGCAGTCAAGGATCGGACCTTCACCATCGAGTTTCTAGACCCGCAAGTGTCGGCCTACGCCTTCACCTTCGGCTAA
- the msrA gene encoding peptide-methionine (S)-S-oxide reductase MsrA encodes MKLLNYLPALAFAAFVGHASAFSFGPSDDAVAIAPPAMDLPANGSNLQTAVFAGGCFWGVQGVFQHVQGVKNAVSGYDGGAASTAQYESVSGGDTGHAESVSVTYDPSKVSYGKLLQIYFSVAHNPTELNRQGPDSGTQYRSAIFAQNAEQQKVAQAYIDQLDAAKSFDKPIVTRIEMGKAFYPAESYHQDFLTENPSYPYIVINDLPKVAQLKKLFPDQYRAEPVLVKNQ; translated from the coding sequence ATGAAACTGCTTAATTACTTACCGGCCCTCGCGTTTGCTGCTTTCGTCGGCCACGCCTCGGCGTTCTCTTTCGGCCCGTCCGACGACGCCGTGGCCATCGCGCCGCCGGCCATGGACCTGCCGGCAAACGGTAGCAACCTGCAAACCGCGGTGTTCGCCGGCGGCTGCTTCTGGGGCGTGCAGGGCGTGTTCCAACACGTGCAAGGGGTGAAAAACGCGGTCTCCGGCTATGACGGCGGCGCGGCCAGCACCGCCCAGTACGAAAGTGTCAGCGGCGGCGATACCGGCCACGCCGAATCCGTCTCCGTGACCTACGACCCGAGCAAGGTCAGCTACGGCAAGCTGCTGCAGATCTACTTCTCGGTGGCCCATAACCCCACGGAACTCAATCGCCAGGGGCCGGACAGCGGCACCCAGTACCGCTCGGCGATCTTTGCCCAGAATGCCGAACAGCAAAAAGTCGCCCAGGCCTATATCGACCAGCTCGACGCTGCCAAATCCTTCGACAAGCCGATCGTGACCAGGATCGAAATGGGCAAGGCGTTCTACCCGGCGGAGTCCTACCACCAGGACTTCCTGACGGAAAACCCGTCCTACCCGTACATCGTGATCAACGATCTGCCCAAGGTGGCCCAGCTGAAAAAACTGTTCCCCGACCAATACCGGGCAGAACCGGTGCTGGTGAAAAACCAGTAG
- a CDS encoding nuclear transport factor 2 family protein, with amino-acid sequence MSEQLNLSPQAAHSLKRWHAMLAAGDLKALPELLAPDAVFRSPMAHTPYPGAPVVSMILNTVFNVFEDFTYHRELATADGQSVVLEFSARVGDKQLKGIDLIRFNEQGQIIEFEVMIRPLSGLQALGEEMGRRLAPYLAKAKG; translated from the coding sequence ATGTCCGAACAACTGAACCTATCGCCCCAGGCCGCCCACAGCCTCAAGCGCTGGCACGCCATGCTGGCTGCCGGTGATTTGAAAGCCCTCCCCGAATTGCTGGCCCCCGACGCGGTCTTCCGCTCGCCCATGGCCCACACGCCCTACCCGGGGGCGCCGGTGGTGTCGATGATCCTCAACACCGTATTCAACGTCTTTGAAGACTTCACCTATCACCGCGAGCTGGCCACCGCCGACGGTCAAAGCGTGGTGCTGGAGTTCAGCGCGCGGGTGGGTGACAAGCAGCTCAAGGGCATCGACCTGATTCGCTTTAACGAGCAAGGGCAGATCATCGAGTTTGAAGTGATGATCCGCCCCTTGAGCGGGCTGCAAGCCCTGGGTGAGGAAATGGGCCGGCGCCTGGCGCCCTACCTGGCAAAAGCCAAGGGCTGA
- a CDS encoding alpha-E domain-containing protein has translation MLSRTAADLYWMSRYLERAENLARMLEVSYSLSLMPQAGRSDGLDELAMSLLSSGTLDSYLERHQQLDAERMLHFFALDEENPASIYNCLRAARGNAHAVRGRITADMWENLNATWLEMRSIAAGGLARHGISHFCDWVKQRSHLFRGATSGTIMRNDAYRFIRLGTFVERADNTLRLLDARYEMFGEESEEVSDLSARGYYQWSALLRALSSFEAYTELYPNALNARSVSELLLLRSDVPRSLHACIEELSHILADLPGSYGRTAQRLAAEFEARLRYTGIDEILEDGLHSRLTEFIDTVRELARAIHSSYLEVV, from the coding sequence ATGCTGAGTAGAACCGCCGCAGATTTGTATTGGATGTCCCGTTACTTGGAGCGCGCCGAGAACCTGGCGCGCATGCTGGAAGTCAGTTATTCGCTGTCGCTGATGCCTCAGGCCGGGCGCAGTGACGGGCTGGATGAGTTAGCCATGTCGTTGCTCAGCAGCGGCACCCTGGACAGTTACCTTGAGCGCCATCAGCAACTGGACGCTGAGCGCATGCTGCACTTCTTTGCCCTCGACGAGGAAAACCCGGCCAGTATCTACAACTGCCTGCGGGCCGCTCGCGGGAATGCCCACGCGGTGCGCGGGCGGATCACCGCCGACATGTGGGAAAACCTCAACGCCACCTGGCTGGAGATGCGCAGCATTGCGGCCGGCGGGTTGGCGCGCCACGGCATCAGCCACTTTTGTGACTGGGTGAAGCAGCGTTCGCACCTGTTTCGCGGGGCTACTTCCGGGACGATCATGCGTAATGACGCGTATCGGTTTATCCGGCTGGGCACGTTTGTCGAGCGAGCGGATAACACCTTAAGGCTGCTGGACGCGCGGTATGAGATGTTTGGCGAAGAGTCCGAAGAGGTCAGTGACCTGTCGGCACGCGGGTATTACCAGTGGAGCGCGTTGCTGCGGGCGTTGTCGTCGTTTGAGGCGTACACCGAGCTGTACCCGAATGCGTTGAATGCGCGGTCAGTGTCGGAGCTGTTGCTGCTGCGCAGTGATGTGCCCCGCTCATTGCATGCGTGTATCGAGGAGTTGAGCCACATCCTGGCGGATTTGCCCGGGAGTTATGGGCGCACGGCCCAGCGCCTGGCGGCCGAGTTTGAGGCGCGGCTGAGGTATACGGGGATTGACGAGATTCTGGAGGACGGGTTGCACAGCCGGCTGACAGAGTTTATCGACACCGTGCGCGAATTGGCGCGGGCGATTCATAGCTCGTACCTGGAAGTGGTCTGA
- a CDS encoding circularly permuted type 2 ATP-grasp protein, which yields MARSFFDEMNDAQGVCRAHYQEFSRWLANTPPELLAQRRREADLLFHRAGITFTLYGDEQDTERLIPFDIIPRSIPASEWSVIERGCIQRVNALNMFLADIYHDQRIIKAGIIPADQVLGNEGYQKAMVGLDLHRDIYSHISGVDLVRDGDGTYYVLEDNLRTPSGVSYMLEDRKMMMRLFPEVFAKQRIAPVDHYPNLLLKTLKSSSRLDNPNVVVLTPGRFNSAFFEHAFLAREMGVELVEGADLFVHDLKVFMRTTDGPKAVDVIYRRIDDAFLDPQAFNPDSMLGVPGLVAAYCAGNVVLANAIGTGVADDKSIYPYVPEMIRFYLDEEPILQNVPTFQCRKPDELSHVLAHLPELVVKETQGSGGYGMLVGPASSAAEIEDFRQRIKARPHAYIAQPTLSLSTCPTFVENGIAPRHIDLRPFVLSGKETRLVPGGLTRVALREGSLIVNSSQGGGTKDTWVVEG from the coding sequence ATGGCTCGATCTTTCTTTGATGAAATGAATGACGCACAAGGCGTTTGCCGTGCGCACTATCAGGAATTCTCCCGCTGGCTGGCCAATACGCCGCCAGAACTGCTGGCCCAGCGCCGCCGTGAAGCCGACCTGCTGTTTCACCGCGCCGGGATCACCTTCACCCTGTATGGCGACGAGCAAGACACCGAGCGCCTGATCCCCTTCGACATCATCCCCCGCAGCATCCCCGCCAGTGAGTGGAGCGTCATCGAGCGCGGCTGTATCCAGCGGGTCAATGCATTGAACATGTTCCTTGCCGACATCTACCACGACCAACGCATCATCAAGGCCGGAATCATCCCTGCCGATCAGGTGCTGGGTAACGAGGGTTACCAGAAGGCCATGGTCGGCCTGGACCTGCACCGCGATATCTACTCGCACATTTCCGGGGTCGACCTGGTTCGCGATGGCGACGGCACTTACTACGTGCTCGAAGACAACCTGCGCACCCCCAGCGGCGTGAGCTACATGCTCGAAGACCGCAAGATGATGATGCGCCTGTTCCCCGAGGTATTCGCCAAGCAGCGCATCGCCCCGGTGGACCACTACCCCAACCTGTTGCTCAAGACCCTGAAAAGCTCCAGCCGCCTCGACAACCCGAATGTGGTGGTGCTGACGCCGGGCCGCTTCAACAGCGCGTTTTTTGAACATGCGTTCCTGGCCCGGGAAATGGGCGTGGAGCTGGTGGAAGGCGCCGACCTGTTCGTGCACGACCTCAAGGTGTTCATGCGCACCACCGATGGCCCCAAGGCCGTTGATGTGATCTACCGTCGCATCGACGACGCCTTCCTCGACCCGCAGGCTTTCAACCCGGACTCGATGCTCGGCGTCCCGGGGCTGGTGGCGGCCTATTGTGCGGGCAACGTGGTGCTGGCGAACGCCATCGGCACCGGCGTGGCGGACGACAAGTCGATCTACCCGTATGTGCCGGAGATGATCCGTTTCTACCTGGATGAAGAGCCGATCCTGCAAAACGTGCCGACCTTCCAGTGCCGCAAGCCGGACGAGTTGTCCCACGTCCTCGCGCACCTGCCGGAACTGGTGGTCAAGGAAACCCAGGGCTCCGGCGGTTACGGCATGCTGGTGGGCCCCGCTTCCAGCGCCGCCGAGATCGAGGACTTCCGTCAACGCATTAAGGCCCGCCCCCACGCCTACATCGCCCAACCGACCTTGAGCCTGTCCACCTGCCCGACCTTTGTCGAAAACGGCATCGCGCCCCGGCATATTGACCTGCGGCCATTCGTGCTTTCGGGCAAGGAAACCCGCCTGGTGCCCGGTGGCTTGACCCGCGTGGCACTGCGCGAAGGCTCATTGATCGTCAACTCGTCGCAAGGCGGCGGAACCAAGGACACCTGGGTGGTGGAGGGCTGA